The genomic stretch GAACTGTCCTGTACTTTTTTTCCCCTGCAGAAATGCAACAGCAGACCTCCTGCTCAAGTTAGTCAAAGAATAAGTAGTTTCAGATTTGCAAGTGTTTATGGCTAGTTTGATGATGGAAGTTATTTCTTTCTTACTTGCAGTTGTGGATACTGTGGCTATGCATTGAACTTGAGCTCCTCGACAAGGAACACAGCCAACATTGGATCAAAGTATGGAAAGCAGATCAGGAAAGGTGTTATTTCTTTCTATTCGATTGATGAGAGCCGGTTCACTCAAACCGATGAGGTGAGCTGCACGACATACATTCCCTCAACATGTTCCTGGGGTTTCTTCAGAAACAGGACTCGATTGGTCTGCCGCAAGTGCGGTGGTCATATCGGGGACGCTTATGAGGATGAGGACTCCACCTTGTGTGATAGCTTAGATGACACACATACGAGCTCCGATGGCAGCAGCTTGTCTATTCGGAAGAAATATGTTATCAAGATTAATGCACTACAGCCCTCATCCGACGACTCAGGTGTTCCCTCCACCCTATGACAACAATCTTAACTGCTGCGTTGTGGTTCTGCAAATCTGGTATATCCAGCATTAAGAACATCATACTGTTCAGAGCTTTTGAGTGGAATTGGCCATAGTTGATAGTgatttttcatttcttttctgcACAGGCGTACATGTATATTGTTAACAGGAATGTTACATTTTGGGTGTGTGAACGTTACAAAATGAGAG from Lolium rigidum isolate FL_2022 chromosome 4, APGP_CSIRO_Lrig_0.1, whole genome shotgun sequence encodes the following:
- the LOC124705832 gene encoding uncharacterized protein At4g08330, chloroplastic-like, which encodes MARTLDGCYSAKDVSYSCGYCGYALNLSSSTRNTANIGSKYGKQIRKGVISFYSIDESRFTQTDEVSCTTYIPSTCSWGFFRNRTRLVCRKCGGHIGDAYEDEDSTLCDSLDDTHTSSDGSSLSIRKKYVIKINALQPSSDDSGVPSTL